In Saccharothrix syringae, the following are encoded in one genomic region:
- a CDS encoding alpha-L-fucosidase, whose translation MYLSGRRTSAGVFIPLVALVAVLVAPLQALRAHADDGTTDILDHKYGLFVHYVPGHTVNSGGAVVDDPNTLANSFDANGFADDLAAAKVRYVIFTAWHSKMVALYPSRKMLDWGLPDHRVDRDLIADMITAVKAKGIHVHLYTHPRDGMEFGDADKRKTGWGTQPSTGGQSSDPGPDFDRTRWNDFINDVYRELMQRYGASIDGLYMDEGSPRGDSQTVVDYPRLRDTIKGVSPGAVLIQNDYGNLYGLDVGMKEYFGQAEFGQTNGDLWPGHAEPVAATMRGTGTSWWASQTGGWVKYSPESMFRYTVLQAATDSAGGGMAWAAGPYAGGGWEPGVMPALRQVGTWIDRIKVSVEGTRPSTSYPTKAGTRIADLSWGVATKSPHDRTEYLHVLKPPAGRTLTLPLPRDGKVFSAASLVKDGTPVMLTQDIGRVRLTIPGAWDANDTAIELTVSGRSGPVALYRCFSPGTGDHLVTTDSGCEDPSRYSLDGPVGYAHHDQVAGTVALYRCFSPSTMRHLVTTDSGCEDPSRYFLEGPLGYVYHDQVAGTVRLYRCFSPGTDDHLVTTDPGCEDPSRYFLEGPLGYIID comes from the coding sequence ATGTACCTGTCCGGCAGGCGGACGTCGGCGGGCGTGTTCATTCCGCTGGTGGCGCTGGTGGCGGTCCTCGTGGCGCCCTTGCAGGCGCTACGGGCCCATGCGGACGACGGAACGACCGACATCCTCGATCACAAGTACGGCCTGTTCGTCCACTACGTGCCCGGCCACACGGTGAACTCCGGCGGCGCGGTCGTCGACGACCCCAACACTCTGGCGAACAGCTTCGACGCGAACGGGTTCGCCGACGATCTGGCCGCCGCGAAGGTGCGGTACGTCATCTTCACCGCCTGGCACTCCAAGATGGTGGCCCTGTACCCGAGCCGGAAGATGCTGGACTGGGGCCTGCCCGACCACCGCGTCGACCGCGACCTCATCGCAGACATGATCACCGCGGTCAAGGCCAAGGGCATCCACGTCCACCTCTACACCCATCCCCGTGACGGCATGGAGTTCGGCGACGCGGACAAGCGCAAGACCGGTTGGGGCACACAGCCTTCGACGGGCGGGCAGTCCTCGGACCCGGGGCCGGACTTCGACCGCACCCGGTGGAACGATTTCATCAACGACGTCTACCGGGAGTTGATGCAGCGCTACGGGGCATCGATCGACGGGCTGTACATGGACGAGGGAAGCCCCCGGGGCGACAGCCAGACCGTCGTCGACTACCCACGACTGCGCGACACGATCAAAGGGGTCAGCCCGGGCGCGGTCCTCATCCAGAACGACTACGGCAACCTGTACGGCCTGGACGTGGGCATGAAGGAGTACTTCGGTCAGGCGGAGTTCGGGCAGACCAACGGAGACCTGTGGCCCGGCCACGCCGAGCCGGTGGCGGCGACCATGCGGGGAACCGGAACTTCTTGGTGGGCATCGCAGACCGGCGGCTGGGTCAAGTACTCGCCAGAGAGCATGTTCCGCTACACCGTCCTGCAGGCGGCCACCGACAGCGCCGGCGGCGGCATGGCCTGGGCGGCCGGCCCCTACGCCGGCGGCGGCTGGGAACCCGGCGTCATGCCGGCACTGCGGCAAGTCGGTACCTGGATCGACCGGATCAAGGTGTCTGTCGAGGGCACCCGGCCCAGCACCTCCTATCCCACCAAGGCCGGGACCCGCATCGCCGACCTGTCCTGGGGCGTAGCGACCAAGTCACCCCACGACCGCACCGAGTACCTCCACGTGCTCAAGCCACCGGCCGGGCGGACCCTCACCCTCCCGCTACCCCGGGACGGCAAGGTCTTCTCGGCGGCCTCCCTGGTCAAAGACGGCACGCCGGTGATGCTCACCCAGGACATCGGCCGGGTGAGGCTCACCATTCCGGGAGCCTGGGACGCCAACGACACCGCGATCGAACTGACCGTCTCAGGCCGTTCGGGCCCCGTCGCCCTCTACCGCTGTTTCAGCCCCGGCACCGGCGATCACCTGGTGACCACCGATTCCGGTTGCGAGGACCCGAGTCGCTACTCGCTGGACGGCCCCGTCGGCTACGCCCATCACGACCAGGTCGCGGGCACTGTTGCCCTGTACCGCTGTTTCAGCCCCAGCACCATGCGTCATCTGGTGACCACCGATTCCGGTTGCGAGGACCCGAGTCGCTACTTCCTGGAAGGTCCCCTCGGCTACGTCTACCACGACCAGGTCGCGGGCACTGTTCGCCTCTACCGCTGTTTCAGCCCCGGCACCGACGATCACCTGGTCACCACTGATCCCGGTTGCGAGGACCCGAGTCGCTACTTCCTGGAAGGTCCCCTCGGCTACATCATCGACTGA
- a CDS encoding FG-GAP repeat protein — translation MFTSRFPTATRSWARAVVVAAVSASSIVAPDAGAVSPTPVRPAALPAVPQADVTGDGVPDLVLASGARLTYLGDTALSPHDLGGSVLVVPGGATGAAAALVNQNSPGVGLGMTATDKFGTALATGDFNGDGLADVAVGNPTERVGGLANAGAVTVLYGQRTAPYLRTIAGAPSTVTQDTGGLPGAVEAGDLFGGSLATGDFNGDGYADLAIGSPGEAIGTKARAGAVWILYGRAAGLTGNGAVAFNQDDPDLAGAAEADDLMGWALAAGDVTGDRRDDLAVLSSGDVIGDITDAWGAVHLLHGAAGGLSGAASSYVSVGNAATAGRWRGLVIGRFRGGAHADLVVQADRRRGAPADSGALVTVRGGAAGLTTTTEVIDQSGDAVPGSPEAGDHFGGSLAVGDLDGDAVDDLAVGAIKENDRTGYVCLLRGGGAGPLSHPVALVGENTAPIAAGEGVGEGFGYGLRILDVTGDGRAELVVSAPWEDGTLQTGTLFVLGTGLSGSALAVTSARRVTRADLGTASGYGPGAPFAGNSLVLNDNQDTPK, via the coding sequence GTGTTCACCAGCAGATTCCCCACGGCCACCAGGTCCTGGGCGCGTGCGGTCGTCGTGGCGGCCGTCTCGGCGTCGTCGATCGTGGCACCGGACGCCGGTGCGGTCTCCCCGACGCCGGTGCGGCCCGCGGCCCTGCCCGCGGTGCCGCAGGCCGACGTCACCGGCGACGGGGTCCCCGACCTCGTCCTGGCCTCCGGGGCCCGGCTGACCTACCTCGGCGACACCGCCCTGAGCCCCCACGACCTCGGCGGCTCGGTGCTGGTGGTCCCCGGTGGCGCGACGGGCGCGGCGGCGGCCCTGGTCAACCAGAACAGCCCCGGTGTCGGCCTCGGCATGACGGCGACCGACAAGTTCGGCACCGCCCTGGCCACCGGTGACTTCAACGGCGACGGCCTCGCCGACGTGGCCGTCGGCAACCCCACCGAGCGCGTGGGCGGCCTGGCGAACGCCGGCGCGGTGACCGTGCTCTACGGCCAGCGCACCGCACCGTACCTGCGGACCATCGCCGGGGCCCCGAGCACCGTCACCCAGGACACCGGCGGCCTGCCCGGCGCGGTGGAGGCGGGCGACCTGTTCGGCGGCAGCCTCGCCACCGGCGACTTCAACGGCGACGGCTACGCCGACCTGGCCATCGGCTCACCCGGCGAGGCGATCGGGACCAAGGCACGCGCGGGCGCGGTGTGGATCCTCTACGGCCGGGCCGCCGGGCTGACCGGGAACGGCGCCGTGGCGTTCAACCAGGACGACCCCGACCTCGCGGGCGCCGCCGAGGCGGACGACCTGATGGGCTGGGCGCTGGCCGCGGGCGACGTCACCGGTGACCGGCGCGACGACCTCGCCGTGCTGTCCTCGGGCGACGTCATCGGCGACATCACCGACGCGTGGGGCGCCGTGCACCTGCTGCACGGCGCCGCGGGCGGGCTCTCCGGCGCCGCGTCGTCCTACGTCAGCGTGGGCAACGCCGCCACCGCGGGCAGGTGGCGCGGCCTCGTGATCGGGCGCTTCCGCGGTGGCGCGCACGCCGACCTGGTCGTGCAGGCCGACCGCAGGCGGGGCGCGCCCGCCGATTCGGGCGCGCTGGTCACGGTGCGCGGTGGCGCCGCCGGCCTGACCACCACCACCGAGGTGATCGACCAGTCCGGCGACGCCGTGCCCGGCTCGCCGGAGGCGGGCGACCACTTCGGCGGATCGCTCGCCGTGGGCGACCTCGACGGCGACGCCGTGGACGACCTGGCGGTGGGCGCGATCAAGGAGAACGACCGCACCGGTTACGTGTGCCTGCTGCGCGGCGGGGGCGCCGGCCCGCTCTCGCACCCGGTCGCGCTGGTGGGCGAGAACACCGCGCCGATCGCCGCGGGCGAGGGCGTCGGCGAGGGCTTCGGGTACGGGCTGCGGATCCTCGACGTCACCGGGGACGGGCGCGCCGAGCTGGTGGTCTCCGCGCCGTGGGAGGACGGCACGCTGCAGACCGGGACCCTGTTCGTCCTCGGCACCGGTCTGTCCGGTTCGGCGCTGGCGGTGACCTCCGCGCGGCGCGTCACCCGCGCCGACCTCGGCACCGCCTCCGGCTACGGGCCGGGAGCCCCGTTCGCGGGCAACTCCCTCGTGCTCAACGACAACCAGGACACGCCGAAGTAG
- a CDS encoding ATP-binding protein, giving the protein MELYPLVGTNTGSRMPDCGTEEDSGVLRMPKAWSLSSPVAWCSLGEHVEHAEGRAMAAIGESNRTRAVPGESEPITTKASGDGVGTRNEVTAVVGGTVVQAGVIAGGVHVHGQPEVRPPRQLPAMPTVFVGRERALADLDAAVDHRTPGEVPAGMTISTIGGTGGIGKTWLALCWAHRRLGRFPDGQLFVDLRGFTPNAEPVGPTTAIRGFLDALGVEPGRVPHDLDEQAALYRSLTADRCMLIVLDNALSAAQVEPLLPGGRSCVVVITGRRTLNGLVTRHGARHIPLDVLADDEARAALELRLGQARLDAEPAATSRLLAQCRGLPLALAIVAGRAHTSPSLPLAQATADIDEFGVTALDDDDPTASLPAVLGTSYRALSRQHRHVVRLLALAPGPDIGPTAAASLTGTAPDQAARALRVLHEASLLEQDGRNRYRMHDLVRRCTNERVEEPGESREALRRLVDHYLHTGRHADRLLYPHRDPLRTAPPAAGTRIQRLPGADEAMAWFDTEHPNLLAALHTAATHEWHHTVWQLAWTLDTFHFRRGRRADRLSVWKAAVHAASHIADPTARISAHRNLGIAYAVFEDPRSAIVHLHEALTLAEQHHAVSEQARTHQMLGWAWQWCGDFRRARDHADAALALHDRLDQPVRRADTLNQIGWYAAHLGDHDIAHERFRVALSLHAQHRNPDGEATALDGLGYVDHARGRHRDAIRHYERALVLRRRLGHTYGEADVLERLGHAHAALGDQDQARRIWLETLNRCEEQQREHDIARVRRLLAARPPVDGE; this is encoded by the coding sequence ATGGAGTTGTACCCGCTGGTCGGCACGAACACGGGTTCGCGGATGCCCGACTGCGGCACCGAGGAAGACTCCGGTGTGCTGCGCATGCCCAAGGCGTGGTCGTTGAGTTCGCCCGTGGCGTGGTGTTCGCTCGGGGAACACGTCGAGCACGCGGAGGGCAGGGCCATGGCCGCAATCGGTGAGTCGAACCGGACGCGTGCTGTGCCCGGCGAGTCCGAGCCGATCACCACGAAGGCGTCCGGTGACGGCGTCGGAACGCGCAACGAGGTGACCGCGGTTGTGGGCGGCACGGTGGTGCAGGCCGGGGTCATCGCGGGCGGGGTGCACGTGCACGGGCAGCCCGAGGTACGTCCACCGCGGCAGCTTCCCGCGATGCCGACCGTGTTCGTCGGGAGGGAGCGTGCCCTGGCCGACCTCGACGCCGCGGTGGACCACCGGACGCCGGGCGAGGTACCGGCGGGGATGACGATCTCGACGATCGGCGGCACGGGCGGGATCGGGAAGACGTGGCTGGCCCTGTGCTGGGCCCATCGGCGGCTGGGCCGGTTCCCCGATGGGCAGCTGTTCGTGGATCTGCGCGGGTTCACCCCGAATGCCGAGCCGGTGGGGCCGACTACCGCGATCCGGGGGTTCCTGGACGCCCTGGGGGTCGAGCCCGGTCGCGTTCCGCACGACCTGGACGAGCAGGCTGCGCTGTACCGGAGCTTGACCGCAGACCGGTGCATGCTGATCGTGCTGGACAACGCCCTGTCCGCGGCGCAGGTGGAGCCCTTGCTGCCGGGTGGCCGGTCGTGCGTGGTCGTGATCACCGGCCGCAGGACCTTGAACGGGCTGGTGACCAGGCACGGTGCCCGGCACATCCCGCTCGACGTGCTCGCCGACGACGAGGCCCGCGCCGCGCTGGAGCTCCGGCTGGGGCAGGCGCGGCTGGACGCGGAGCCGGCCGCCACCTCGCGCCTGCTCGCGCAGTGCCGCGGGCTTCCGCTGGCATTGGCGATCGTGGCCGGGCGCGCCCACACCAGTCCGAGTCTGCCCTTGGCGCAGGCCACCGCCGACATCGACGAATTCGGCGTGACGGCTTTGGACGACGACGACCCCACCGCGAGCCTGCCCGCCGTGCTCGGCACCTCCTACCGCGCCCTGTCCAGGCAGCACCGGCACGTGGTGCGCCTGCTGGCCCTGGCGCCCGGCCCGGACATCGGCCCGACCGCAGCCGCGTCCCTCACCGGGACGGCACCGGACCAGGCGGCGAGAGCACTGCGCGTCCTGCACGAGGCATCACTGCTCGAACAAGACGGGCGCAACCGGTACCGCATGCACGACCTCGTCCGCCGCTGCACCAACGAACGCGTCGAAGAACCCGGGGAATCCCGCGAGGCGCTGCGCCGCCTGGTCGACCACTACCTGCACACCGGCCGGCACGCCGACCGGCTCCTGTACCCGCACCGCGATCCCCTGCGGACGGCGCCACCGGCGGCGGGCACCCGGATCCAGCGATTACCCGGCGCGGACGAGGCCATGGCGTGGTTCGACACCGAACACCCGAACCTGCTCGCCGCGTTGCACACCGCCGCCACCCACGAGTGGCACCACACCGTGTGGCAGCTCGCCTGGACCCTGGACACCTTCCACTTCCGGCGAGGGCGTCGCGCCGACCGCCTGTCCGTCTGGAAAGCCGCCGTGCACGCCGCCTCGCACATCGCCGACCCCACGGCCCGCATCAGCGCGCACCGCAATCTCGGCATCGCCTACGCCGTCTTCGAGGACCCCCGGTCGGCGATCGTGCACCTGCACGAGGCCCTCACCCTGGCCGAACAGCACCACGCCGTCTCCGAACAGGCCCGGACCCACCAGATGCTCGGCTGGGCCTGGCAGTGGTGTGGTGACTTCCGACGAGCCCGGGACCACGCCGATGCGGCGCTGGCCCTGCACGACCGGCTCGACCAACCCGTCCGCAGGGCCGACACCCTCAACCAGATCGGCTGGTACGCGGCTCACCTCGGCGACCACGACATCGCCCACGAGCGCTTTCGGGTGGCCCTGTCCCTGCACGCGCAACACCGGAACCCCGACGGCGAGGCCACCGCCCTGGACGGCCTGGGCTACGTCGACCACGCCCGCGGCCGTCACCGCGATGCCATCCGCCACTACGAACGAGCCCTCGTCCTGCGTCGCCGCCTCGGTCACACCTACGGCGAAGCCGACGTCCTCGAACGCCTCGGCCACGCGCACGCCGCGCTCGGCGACCAGGACCAGGCCCGCCGCATATGGCTCGAAACGCTCAACAGGTGCGAGGAGCAGCAACGGGAGCACGACATCGCACGGGTCCGGCGACTGCTGGCCGCGCGGCCTCCCGTCGACGGGGAGTGA
- a CDS encoding alkaline phosphatase D family protein — MGRFNRRIFVLGGAAAVGTVALGGRAAAASFPFTLGVASGDPLPDGAVLWTRLAPTPLNADGHGGMPDQDVAVDWEVATDDRFTDVVQRGTTTATYAAAHSVHVELVGLRPDYDYFYRFRAQGHLSPVGRTRTAPALDAVGRDLLMSFASCAHYEEGRYTVYRRMAEDRPGLVLHLGDYIYEGGAVSGRVRRHAGDDELRYVADYRRRYAQYKSDADLQAAHAAAPWLVVPDDHEVENNYAGYVRDRNAPELTDAEWRQRRAAAYQAYYENMPLRGGARPNGGGIQLYRRVRWGTLATFHMLDTRQYRDDQACGDGWKYCPEAGAPARSLPGVTQENWLLDGLGQRDATWDVIGQQVFFARRVDGDGAFALDGWDGYPASRDRIQKGWVQRGGPNPVVLTGDVHRSWANDLKVDFTNPASPVVGTELVTTSVSSGGDGADSTGVPGSAYNPHLKFYSNHRGYVRTTISPTRMDVDFRAVKKISTAGEPAVTLRSFAVEAGRPGLQNP; from the coding sequence ATGGGCCGATTCAACCGACGGATCTTCGTCCTGGGCGGCGCGGCCGCCGTGGGCACGGTGGCGCTGGGCGGCCGGGCCGCCGCGGCGTCCTTCCCGTTCACCCTGGGCGTCGCCTCCGGCGACCCGCTGCCCGACGGCGCGGTGCTGTGGACGAGGCTGGCGCCGACGCCGCTGAACGCCGACGGGCACGGCGGGATGCCCGACCAGGACGTCGCCGTGGACTGGGAGGTGGCCACCGACGACCGCTTCACCGACGTCGTCCAGCGCGGCACCACGACCGCCACCTACGCCGCGGCCCACTCGGTGCACGTCGAGCTGGTCGGCCTGCGACCGGACTACGACTACTTCTACCGCTTCCGCGCCCAGGGCCACCTCTCGCCCGTGGGCCGCACCCGCACCGCGCCCGCCCTCGACGCCGTCGGCCGCGACCTGCTGATGTCGTTCGCGTCCTGCGCGCACTACGAGGAGGGCCGCTACACCGTCTACCGCCGCATGGCCGAGGACCGGCCCGGCCTCGTCCTGCACCTCGGGGACTACATCTACGAGGGCGGCGCGGTGAGCGGGAGGGTGCGCCGCCACGCCGGCGACGACGAGCTGCGCTACGTCGCGGACTACCGGCGGCGGTACGCGCAGTACAAGTCGGACGCCGACCTGCAGGCCGCGCACGCCGCGGCCCCGTGGCTGGTCGTCCCGGACGACCACGAGGTGGAGAACAACTACGCGGGCTACGTGCGCGACCGCAACGCCCCGGAGCTCACCGACGCCGAGTGGAGGCAGCGGCGGGCCGCCGCCTACCAGGCGTACTACGAGAACATGCCGCTGCGCGGCGGGGCCCGGCCCAACGGCGGCGGCATCCAGCTCTACCGGCGCGTCCGGTGGGGCACGCTGGCCACGTTCCACATGCTCGACACCCGCCAGTACCGCGACGACCAGGCGTGCGGCGACGGCTGGAAGTACTGCCCGGAGGCCGGTGCCCCGGCTCGCAGCCTGCCCGGCGTCACCCAGGAGAACTGGCTGCTCGACGGGCTGGGGCAGCGCGACGCGACCTGGGACGTGATCGGCCAGCAGGTGTTCTTCGCCCGGCGGGTGGACGGCGACGGCGCATTCGCGCTGGACGGCTGGGACGGCTACCCGGCCTCGCGCGACCGCATCCAGAAGGGCTGGGTGCAGCGCGGGGGGCCCAACCCGGTCGTGCTCACCGGCGACGTGCACCGGTCCTGGGCCAACGACCTCAAGGTCGACTTCACCAACCCCGCGTCCCCGGTGGTCGGCACCGAGCTGGTCACCACGTCGGTGTCCTCCGGCGGCGACGGCGCGGACTCCACCGGCGTGCCCGGCAGCGCCTACAACCCGCACCTGAAGTTCTACTCCAACCACCGCGGCTACGTGCGGACCACGATCAGCCCGACCCGGATGGACGTGGACTTCCGGGCGGTCAAGAAGATCTCCACGGCGGGCGAGCCCGCGGTGACGCTGCGCTCGTTCGCCGTCGAGGCGGGCCGGCCCGGCTTGCAGAACCCCTGA
- a CDS encoding ArsR/SmtB family transcription factor — protein sequence MLRIHFTPEDLARTRISTAPHPMWETLLSLYRLRRRTGEVVFAQWRRSAGPQAPADTRLLTDLVPPSGYAADFLTPVTDGLTLADGLEALRRTPRRRLSQDLSVLAGARRLPSWTTALAEGRPEAVTRLADAVEQYFEACLAPYWTRITGHLGRERARQTALVADGGWERVLEDLHPTARWHYPVLELGYPVDQELHLGGRGLQLVPSFFCQGLPTTLFDGDREPVLVYPVRHEPGWSAPDGTRTSLASLLGRTRARVLAAIGESPCTTSEVARRTATTLPTASQQASALRGAGLVTSRQNGQSVLHSITSLGLALLAGGPS from the coding sequence GTGCTGCGCATCCACTTCACGCCGGAAGACCTCGCCAGGACGAGGATCAGCACCGCGCCGCACCCGATGTGGGAGACGCTGCTCAGCCTGTACCGGCTGCGCAGGCGGACGGGTGAGGTGGTCTTCGCGCAGTGGCGGAGGTCCGCGGGCCCCCAGGCGCCCGCGGACACCCGCCTGCTGACCGACCTGGTGCCGCCGTCCGGGTACGCGGCGGACTTCCTCACCCCGGTCACCGACGGGTTGACCCTGGCCGACGGGCTGGAAGCCCTGCGCCGCACGCCGAGGCGGAGGCTCAGCCAGGACCTGTCCGTCCTGGCGGGCGCGCGACGCCTGCCGTCGTGGACGACCGCGCTCGCCGAGGGCCGCCCGGAAGCGGTCACCCGCCTGGCCGACGCGGTCGAGCAGTACTTCGAAGCCTGCCTCGCGCCGTACTGGACCCGGATCACCGGCCACCTCGGCCGGGAACGGGCCAGGCAGACGGCGTTGGTGGCCGACGGCGGCTGGGAGCGCGTGCTCGAAGACCTGCACCCGACGGCGCGGTGGCACTACCCGGTGCTGGAGCTGGGCTACCCGGTCGACCAGGAGCTGCACCTGGGCGGCCGCGGTTTGCAACTGGTGCCGTCCTTCTTCTGCCAGGGCCTGCCGACCACGTTGTTCGACGGCGACCGCGAACCGGTCCTGGTGTACCCGGTCCGGCACGAACCGGGCTGGTCCGCCCCCGACGGCACGCGCACCTCGCTGGCGTCCCTGCTCGGCCGGACGCGGGCCAGGGTGCTGGCGGCCATCGGCGAAAGCCCCTGCACCACCAGCGAAGTGGCCCGCCGCACGGCGACCACCCTGCCGACCGCGAGCCAGCAGGCGTCGGCCCTGCGCGGCGCCGGCCTGGTCACCAGCCGCCAGAACGGGCAGTCGGTGCTGCACTCGATCACCTCGCTGGGCCTCGCCCTGCTGGCCGGCGGTCCCTCCTAG